From Vagococcus jeotgali, one genomic window encodes:
- the rny gene encoding ribonuclease Y — protein sequence MTTVLLTIIGLIVGLAIGYVIVKARYEKSIAGANNTASGIIEQAQKEAETLKKEYLLEAKEENQRHRLEVEGELREERSELKSQENRLLQRESNLDRKDDFLEKRERSVEEKEEKVDSKKQLIDEREKEVSVLISKQQDELERIAELSQDEAKEIIMTETKEELTHERAVMVKESEQRAKEEADRKARNILSLAIQRSAADQISELTVTVVNLPNDDMKGRIIGREGRNIRTLETLTGIDLIIDDTPEAVVLSGFDPIRREIARMTLEKLIQDGRIHPARIEEMVEKSRKEMDERIREYGENAAFEVGVHSLHPDLIKVLGRLKFRTSYGQNVLNHSIEVAKLAGVLAAEVGEDVTLAKRAGLLHDIGKALDHEVDGSHVEIGTELVSKYKENTVVINAVASHHGDIEATSVISVLVAAADALSAARPGARSESLENYIKRLERLEHIANDFPGVERSFAIQAGREIRVLVKPEEVSDDEAILLVRDVRKRIEDELEYPGHIKVTVVREVRAVDYAK from the coding sequence ATGACTACGGTACTCCTCACTATCATCGGTTTAATTGTAGGTCTAGCAATTGGCTATGTTATTGTAAAGGCTCGGTATGAGAAATCGATAGCAGGAGCTAATAATACTGCTAGTGGCATTATCGAACAGGCGCAAAAAGAAGCTGAAACTCTTAAAAAAGAGTATTTGTTGGAGGCGAAGGAAGAGAATCAACGACATCGACTAGAAGTAGAGGGTGAACTAAGGGAAGAAAGATCTGAGCTTAAGAGTCAAGAAAATCGTTTGCTGCAACGAGAAAGTAATCTTGATCGTAAAGATGATTTCTTAGAAAAGCGTGAGCGTTCAGTAGAGGAAAAAGAAGAAAAAGTTGATTCGAAAAAACAATTAATTGATGAACGAGAAAAAGAAGTATCAGTTTTAATATCGAAACAACAAGATGAGCTTGAGCGAATCGCAGAATTATCGCAAGATGAAGCAAAAGAGATCATCATGACAGAAACAAAAGAAGAACTAACTCATGAAAGAGCAGTGATGGTTAAAGAAAGTGAGCAACGTGCTAAAGAAGAAGCTGATCGTAAAGCACGTAATATACTATCTTTAGCGATTCAAAGAAGTGCAGCTGATCAAATTTCAGAATTAACTGTAACAGTCGTTAACTTACCAAATGATGATATGAAAGGTCGCATCATTGGTCGAGAGGGACGTAATATCAGAACACTAGAAACGTTAACAGGTATTGACTTAATTATTGATGATACTCCTGAAGCAGTGGTTTTATCAGGTTTTGATCCAATCAGACGTGAAATCGCTCGGATGACTTTAGAAAAATTAATTCAAGATGGCCGTATTCATCCTGCTCGTATTGAAGAAATGGTTGAAAAATCTCGTAAAGAAATGGATGAACGTATTCGTGAATACGGGGAGAATGCTGCATTTGAGGTTGGGGTTCACTCGCTTCATCCAGATTTAATTAAGGTTCTAGGTAGATTGAAGTTTAGAACTAGCTATGGACAAAATGTCTTAAATCATTCGATTGAAGTTGCTAAACTAGCTGGTGTATTAGCAGCAGAGGTTGGCGAAGATGTGACACTAGCAAAACGAGCTGGCTTACTACATGATATTGGTAAAGCACTAGATCATGAAGTAGATGGCTCTCATGTGGAGATTGGAACTGAACTTGTTAGTAAGTACAAAGAAAATACTGTTGTGATTAATGCTGTTGCATCCCATCATGGTGATATTGAAGCAACTTCTGTTATTTCAGTTTTAGTAGCAGCTGCTGATGCATTGTCAGCTGCTAGACCAGGTGCTAGAAGTGAATCACTAGAAAATTATATCAAACGTTTAGAACGTTTAGAGCATATTGCTAATGACTTCCCTGGAGTTGAGCGAAGTTTTGCAATTCAAGCCGGTCGTGAAATTAGAGTGTTAGTTAAACCAGAAGAGGTTTCTGATGATGAGGCGATTCTACTAGTTCGTGATGTTAGAAAACGTATCGAAGACGAATTAGAGTATCCTGGACACATTAAAGTGACAGTGGTACGTGAAGTTAGAGCTGTTGATTACGCGAAATAA
- a CDS encoding helix-turn-helix transcriptional regulator → MSLYLEIPSWDNMLPFRSFEDLGKTVVPPHWHKEIEIIYVKSGSAYIGYDEQLIQVREGEIFVFGSGESHYFLASPDSVRLVYQFDLLLFRDQYLEKLDYKELIRLFETSENHSVNWPKNVTVSIQEILEMLFEEPMKRRIGYEFSLIGLLHQLLVFYFREIPKKAKTLEIGNFVEAVNQKETLERLNNIFIYIETHSQENITLEDVAKHVGFSPHYFARFFKKNTGQTFIQFLTEYRISQAKSMLSKEKMPMIEVSEKSGFNSVKTFHHVFKEQVGMSPLKYHKSIFGNN, encoded by the coding sequence TTGAGTTTATATTTAGAAATTCCAAGTTGGGATAATATGCTACCTTTTCGCTCATTTGAAGACTTAGGTAAAACAGTTGTCCCACCTCATTGGCATAAGGAAATTGAGATTATTTATGTGAAAAGTGGATCAGCTTATATTGGTTATGATGAACAATTGATTCAGGTACGTGAAGGTGAAATTTTTGTATTTGGTAGTGGAGAGTCTCATTATTTTTTAGCTTCTCCTGATAGTGTTCGTTTAGTTTATCAATTTGACTTACTCCTTTTTAGAGATCAATATTTAGAAAAACTAGATTATAAGGAGTTGATACGTTTATTTGAAACTAGTGAAAATCATAGTGTAAACTGGCCGAAAAATGTCACGGTGAGTATTCAAGAGATTTTAGAAATGTTATTTGAAGAACCTATGAAAAGACGTATCGGTTATGAATTTTCTTTAATCGGTCTGCTTCATCAATTACTCGTCTTTTATTTTAGAGAGATACCTAAGAAGGCAAAGACTTTAGAGATAGGTAATTTTGTTGAAGCAGTTAATCAAAAAGAAACACTTGAGCGTCTAAATAATATTTTTATTTATATAGAAACTCATTCTCAAGAAAATATTACTTTAGAGGATGTAGCTAAACATGTAGGGTTTAGTCCTCACTATTTTGCACGCTTTTTTAAAAAAAATACAGGACAGACATTTATTCAATTTTTAACAGAGTACCGGATTAGTCAGGCTAAAAGTATGTTGAGTAAAGAGAAAATGCCTATGATTGAAGTATCTGAAAAATCAGGATTTAATAGTGTTAAGACGTTCCATCATGTTTTTAAAGAGCAAGTTGGCATGTCTCCTCTAAAATATCATAAGTCAATATTCGGGAATAATTGA